One genomic region from Thalassotalea sp. PS06 encodes:
- a CDS encoding 2-oxoacid:ferredoxin oxidoreductase subunit beta: MSYAKSTFRHQNLKVNDIGLTYRDYEGVVSTLCAGCGHDSISAAIVHACAELSLPPHKIAKMSGIGCSSKAPNYFLGRSHGFNSVHGRMPSVTTGANLANKDLTYLAMSGDGDTASIGLGQFAHVIRRRLDMVYMVANNGVYGLTKGQLAATSDKGARNKAGEISPFNEIDLCVMALQLGASFVARCFSGDRKQLVSILKAAISHQGFAFIDIISPCVTFNNQANSKRSYDYVQQHVSTAAISDFVPVKDEISCDLPAGNYHDICLHDGSLIRLYKVASDYRSDDKLHAVNMIEEHKAKNEILTGLFYVNPAIDTYHEVNQTSDTPLNELREDALCPGQRVLNSINGSFR, encoded by the coding sequence ATGAGTTACGCTAAATCAACATTCCGCCATCAAAACCTTAAGGTTAACGATATCGGATTAACCTACCGGGATTATGAAGGCGTGGTTTCCACACTTTGTGCTGGCTGTGGCCACGATTCGATATCGGCCGCCATTGTTCATGCCTGTGCCGAGCTTTCCCTGCCGCCACATAAAATCGCCAAAATGTCAGGCATTGGCTGTTCTTCTAAAGCGCCTAATTATTTTCTTGGACGCTCACACGGTTTTAACTCGGTACATGGCCGTATGCCGTCGGTAACAACCGGTGCAAACCTTGCTAATAAAGATTTGACCTATCTGGCGATGTCTGGCGATGGCGATACCGCATCTATCGGCTTAGGTCAGTTTGCCCATGTTATCCGCCGCCGACTTGATATGGTTTATATGGTGGCCAATAACGGTGTTTATGGCTTAACCAAAGGCCAGCTTGCGGCCACATCCGATAAAGGTGCCCGCAACAAAGCTGGGGAAATCAGCCCCTTTAATGAAATCGATTTGTGTGTAATGGCACTGCAACTCGGTGCCAGTTTCGTGGCACGTTGTTTCTCCGGCGATCGCAAACAGCTGGTGTCGATATTAAAAGCCGCTATTTCCCACCAGGGCTTTGCCTTTATCGATATCATCTCACCTTGTGTCACCTTTAATAATCAGGCTAATTCAAAGCGCTCTTATGATTATGTGCAACAGCATGTGAGTACCGCCGCCATTAGTGATTTCGTGCCGGTAAAAGACGAAATCAGCTGCGACCTGCCTGCTGGTAACTATCACGATATCTGCCTGCACGATGGTTCGCTCATTCGCCTTTACAAGGTGGCTAGTGATTATCGCAGTGACGATAAGCTGCACGCAGTAAACATGATTGAGGAGCACAAAGCCAAAAACGAGATCCTAACCGGCCTGTTTTATGTAAACCCGGCCATCGATACCTACCATGAGGTTAATCAAACCTCGGATACACCATTGAACGAACTCCGTGAAGATGCTCTTTGCCCAGGGCAACGGGTGTTGAATAGTATTAATGGGAGTTTTAGGTAG
- a CDS encoding 2-oxoacid:acceptor oxidoreductase subunit alpha, whose translation MTNKNNKLKTNDFVVRFANTNGTGSASANHMFAKAIMRMGIPVSAKNIFPSNIQGSPTWYEVRINERGFLGRREGPADIMVAMNSQSFYRDLQDLKSGSYLLYDNSREPEFSELAEGVTTLGIPIAEICLKEYQDPRLRQLFKNVIYVGALAALLDIEFDVLKSLVSDQFKGKEKLITPNIFALELGYQYAHTHFQCPLPFRVERRDLIGEQILVDGNTGCALGSVYAGATVVGWYPITPSTSVIEKFASYCERLRIDPATGKKNYAIVQAEDELAAIGIALGGGWNGARSFTATSGPGVSLMTEFLGLSYFAEVPVVLMNIQRAGPSTGMPTRTQQSDILACAYASHGDTKHVLLFPKCPTECFELTTIAFDLADRLQTAVILMSDLDLGMNDHLCQPFQWDDDRQYDLGKVLSEEQLEALSHYGRYQDVDDDGICPRTLAGTHPNKGAFFTRGTSRNRNAVYSERSEDYVDNMERLEKKFKTAASLVPEAQITQQSQVADISLIYFGTSAQVIDEVIDKFQQQDLTVDTMRIRAFPFGPEVAEFIRKRNNCYVIEQNRDAQMRTLLINELDASPHSLVSVLNYDGLSLTADAVVDNINNARKIAPIRQRVVKGGADELR comes from the coding sequence ATGACGAACAAGAATAATAAGCTCAAAACCAATGATTTTGTTGTCCGTTTTGCCAACACTAACGGCACAGGGTCTGCCAGTGCCAACCACATGTTTGCCAAAGCCATTATGCGCATGGGCATTCCGGTAAGCGCTAAAAATATCTTTCCATCGAATATTCAGGGCTCGCCTACCTGGTATGAAGTCAGAATTAATGAGCGCGGTTTCCTGGGTCGTCGTGAAGGCCCTGCAGATATTATGGTGGCAATGAATTCGCAAAGCTTTTACCGTGATTTACAGGATTTAAAATCTGGCAGCTACCTGCTTTATGACAATAGCCGGGAACCCGAGTTTTCCGAACTTGCCGAAGGCGTTACTACCTTAGGCATTCCTATTGCGGAGATTTGCCTGAAGGAATATCAGGACCCAAGGTTAAGGCAACTATTTAAGAACGTGATTTACGTTGGCGCCCTGGCGGCATTATTGGATATCGAATTTGATGTGCTGAAATCTTTAGTCAGCGATCAGTTTAAAGGTAAAGAAAAGCTGATCACTCCAAATATCTTTGCGTTAGAGCTTGGTTATCAGTATGCCCATACCCATTTTCAATGTCCGCTACCATTTCGGGTTGAACGCAGAGATTTAATTGGTGAACAAATCCTCGTCGATGGCAACACAGGCTGTGCACTTGGCTCTGTCTATGCCGGTGCTACCGTGGTCGGTTGGTACCCTATTACCCCATCGACATCGGTGATTGAAAAATTTGCCAGTTACTGTGAGCGGCTCAGAATTGACCCAGCCACAGGTAAGAAAAACTACGCTATCGTTCAGGCTGAAGATGAACTGGCGGCCATAGGTATTGCTTTAGGTGGCGGCTGGAATGGTGCTCGCAGCTTTACCGCAACCAGTGGCCCCGGGGTTTCGTTAATGACAGAGTTTCTCGGCCTGTCTTATTTTGCCGAAGTCCCGGTGGTGTTAATGAATATACAACGGGCAGGGCCATCGACGGGAATGCCAACACGCACCCAGCAATCGGATATTCTTGCCTGTGCTTATGCCTCCCATGGTGATACCAAGCATGTATTGTTGTTTCCCAAATGCCCTACAGAATGTTTCGAGCTAACCACCATCGCTTTTGATTTGGCTGATCGCCTACAAACAGCGGTGATTTTAATGAGCGATCTCGATTTGGGCATGAACGATCATCTGTGTCAGCCGTTTCAATGGGATGATGACCGCCAATACGATTTAGGGAAAGTACTCAGTGAGGAGCAGCTGGAAGCGTTAAGCCATTATGGTCGTTATCAGGATGTGGACGACGATGGTATCTGTCCAAGAACGCTAGCAGGCACTCATCCGAATAAAGGTGCTTTCTTTACCAGAGGCACTTCACGTAACCGCAATGCGGTCTACAGCGAACGCTCGGAGGATTATGTTGATAATATGGAGCGCCTTGAGAAGAAATTTAAAACCGCGGCGTCTTTGGTGCCTGAGGCGCAAATTACTCAACAAAGCCAGGTTGCAGATATATCACTGATTTACTTTGGCACTAGCGCTCAGGTGATTGATGAAGTCATCGATAAGTTCCAACAGCAGGATTTGACGGTAGACACCATGCGGATTCGCGCATTCCCGTTTGGTCCGGAAGTGGCTGAGTTTATTCGCAAACGCAATAACTGTTATGTGATTGAACAGAACCGCGATGCACAAATGCGAACCTTGCTTATCAATGAGTTGGATGCCTCACCCCACTCTCTGGTATCGGTATTAAATTACGATGGTTTATCGCTTACCGCCGATGCGGTGGTCGACAATATTAACAATGCACGGAAAATAGCACCTATTCGCCAAAGGGTCGTCAAAGGGGGCGCAGATGAGTTACGCTAA
- a CDS encoding FAD-dependent oxidoreductase, with the protein MKKTDVNHYQHYLKVVDCQHACPAHTPVPEYIRLITQKRYSDAYMLNWESNVFPGILGRVCDRPCEPACRRTRVEDKAVAICRLKRVTADYKDDITDRLPAVPEQKNGKRIALVGAGPASLTVARDLLPLGYQIDMFERDGKAGGMMRTQIPQFRLPHDVLDEELNYILDMGVNGFFNHPIESLDSLLSKNYNAVFIGTGAPKGRHLGLPGYEDCKDNIQIGIDWLSGVSFEHIDEAPKRVVVLGGGNTAMDCCRTAKRLGATDVKVLVRSSFEAMKASPWEKEDAMAESIAIMPDHSPLEYKKNDDGSIQVSFEKVISSYDKSSNRTLTPTGEIIRVDCDLVLVAIGQDTSFPWIERDIGLQFNDWAQPVLNKLTLQSTLPKVFFGGDSAYGPENIITAVAHGHKAAISIDLFCQGKNPANRPESDFNLVSQKMGMHEWRYDNQIEHHQRRNVPHVDWQEASKELATEVELGFDEQLALKEAQRCLNCDIQTVFTESKCIECSACEDICPLDCINFIDDVRQPGDANQILQGKLRVEKADPDQDYFISDSLNTGNIMVKDEDVCVHCGLCAERCPTGAWDMQKLILSNIEATIK; encoded by the coding sequence TTGAAAAAGACCGACGTAAACCACTATCAGCACTACCTGAAAGTCGTTGATTGCCAACACGCCTGCCCAGCACACACGCCTGTGCCAGAATACATTCGTCTTATTACTCAAAAACGCTACAGCGATGCCTACATGCTAAATTGGGAATCCAATGTTTTTCCCGGTATTTTAGGTCGCGTATGCGATCGTCCCTGTGAGCCAGCTTGCCGACGCACCCGGGTAGAAGATAAAGCCGTTGCTATTTGTCGCTTAAAACGGGTAACGGCCGATTACAAAGACGATATCACCGACAGGCTACCTGCAGTGCCCGAACAAAAAAATGGTAAACGCATTGCCTTAGTTGGCGCCGGCCCTGCATCATTAACCGTTGCTCGCGACTTGCTGCCGCTAGGGTATCAAATCGATATGTTTGAGCGTGACGGTAAAGCCGGCGGCATGATGCGAACGCAAATTCCCCAGTTCCGTCTTCCCCATGACGTATTAGACGAAGAGCTAAATTACATTCTTGATATGGGCGTAAATGGCTTTTTTAATCACCCCATCGAAAGCCTTGATAGCTTGCTGAGTAAAAACTATAACGCGGTATTTATTGGTACCGGTGCGCCGAAAGGCCGTCATTTGGGCTTACCCGGTTATGAAGACTGTAAAGACAATATCCAAATCGGCATTGACTGGCTATCCGGTGTTAGTTTCGAACATATTGATGAAGCACCGAAACGCGTTGTGGTTTTAGGTGGCGGTAATACCGCCATGGATTGTTGCCGCACAGCTAAACGCCTCGGTGCCACTGATGTGAAGGTTTTGGTACGTTCCAGCTTTGAAGCGATGAAGGCATCGCCCTGGGAAAAAGAAGACGCGATGGCAGAGAGCATTGCCATCATGCCGGATCATAGCCCACTGGAATATAAGAAAAACGACGATGGTTCGATTCAAGTATCGTTTGAAAAAGTAATTTCCAGTTACGATAAATCCAGCAACCGAACCTTAACCCCTACCGGAGAAATCATCCGTGTAGATTGCGATTTAGTACTGGTTGCTATTGGCCAGGATACCAGCTTCCCCTGGATTGAACGGGATATTGGCTTGCAGTTTAACGACTGGGCGCAGCCGGTTCTTAACAAACTAACTTTACAATCTACCCTACCTAAGGTGTTCTTCGGTGGTGATTCAGCTTATGGGCCAGAAAATATCATTACCGCCGTGGCCCATGGTCATAAAGCAGCCATTTCAATTGATTTATTCTGCCAGGGTAAAAACCCAGCGAACCGGCCAGAGAGTGATTTTAATCTGGTAAGCCAAAAAATGGGCATGCATGAATGGCGATATGACAATCAGATTGAACATCATCAACGTCGCAATGTTCCCCATGTGGACTGGCAAGAGGCAAGTAAGGAATTAGCCACGGAAGTGGAACTGGGATTTGATGAACAGCTTGCCCTAAAAGAAGCGCAGCGATGTTTAAATTGCGATATTCAAACCGTGTTTACCGAGTCCAAATGTATTGAATGCTCTGCCTGCGAAGATATCTGTCCGCTTGATTGCATTAACTTTATTGACGATGTTCGCCAACCAGGTGACGCCAATCAGATACTGCAGGGTAAATTACGGGTGGAGAAAGCTGATCCTGATCAGGATTACTTTATATCCGACAGTCTCAACACCGGCAATATTATGGTGAAAGATGAAGATGTGTGTGTTCATTGCGGCCTCTGCGCCGAGCGCTGCCCAACCGGCGCCTGGGACATGCAAAAGCTGATCCTTAGCAACATCGAGGCGACCATCAAATGA
- a CDS encoding DUF2937 family protein yields MFRFIASIFDRIIFTLTFILGMQVPAFINAYRQRLSGHVEEAQIQLLNFQSIADKYHQGDLTQLLSAYRASTDPGVNASAELVLNLIDRIAQLKSHLGKLTEGEYIQQLYYFFIDMDSNIAKATLNDYQFSLPIELSAMATGLVVALLVTLLVSQTAGRLVPQH; encoded by the coding sequence GTGTTTCGTTTTATCGCCAGTATTTTCGACCGAATCATTTTCACTCTGACATTCATTCTTGGGATGCAGGTGCCTGCATTTATCAACGCCTATCGTCAGCGGCTTTCCGGCCATGTCGAAGAGGCACAAATTCAGCTACTGAACTTTCAAAGTATTGCTGACAAATACCATCAGGGTGATTTAACGCAACTGTTATCGGCCTATCGCGCAAGTACCGATCCCGGTGTTAATGCCAGCGCCGAGCTGGTACTGAATTTAATTGACCGTATTGCCCAGTTGAAAAGTCACCTCGGCAAATTGACGGAAGGCGAATACATCCAACAGCTTTATTATTTCTTCATCGATATGGACTCGAATATCGCCAAAGCGACCCTCAACGATTACCAGTTTTCGCTGCCGATTGAACTGAGCGCCATGGCAACTGGATTGGTTGTAGCGCTACTCGTCACCCTGCTTGTAAGCCAGACAGCTGGCCGCTTGGTCCCTCAACATTAA
- a CDS encoding DUF1415 domain-containing protein, translated as MNEQHIISQCQRWVEDIVVDLNFCPFAKKEVINQTIRYQVGSDLDNEQALTLFAEELAHLQNHSDVETTLLILADGFSFFDDFMQLVDLAQQWIKMSKLEGIFQIATFHPDYCFADVSEDDVSNYTNRAPWPILHILREESMSRAVDVHPDPEGIPERNIALCEQKGRQFFVEYLASLHQQK; from the coding sequence ATGAACGAACAACACATCATTAGCCAATGTCAGCGCTGGGTCGAGGACATAGTCGTCGATTTAAACTTCTGCCCCTTTGCAAAAAAAGAGGTTATTAATCAGACCATTCGTTATCAGGTTGGTTCCGATTTAGACAACGAGCAGGCATTAACCCTATTCGCTGAAGAATTAGCGCACCTGCAAAATCATTCGGACGTTGAAACTACATTATTGATTCTTGCCGACGGCTTCTCGTTTTTTGATGACTTTATGCAATTGGTTGATTTGGCACAGCAGTGGATAAAGATGAGCAAATTAGAAGGCATTTTCCAAATTGCGACATTCCATCCCGATTATTGTTTTGCTGATGTTTCTGAAGATGATGTCAGCAATTATACCAACCGTGCGCCTTGGCCAATTCTGCATATTCTCAGGGAAGAGTCGATGTCTCGAGCCGTTGATGTCCATCCGGATCCGGAAGGGATCCCAGAGCGCAATATCGCTTTATGCGAACAAAAAGGTCGACAATTTTTCGTCGAGTACTTAGCATCTTTGCATCAACAAAAATAA
- a CDS encoding LysE family translocator — protein sequence MTAYWQEFLTIAVVHFLAVASPGPDFAIVLKQSLTRGRQYAILTSLGVGTGIGLHVAYSLLGIGIIIASNPDYIRWLSLIAAAYLAYLGWGGLRAKAENGELVQVSEQKNPQQQSKFRAFSLGFIVNGLNVKATMFFVALFSVVVSIDTPLWIKASYGVYMMIATAAWFCLVSWLFTIERYQQKLQNNRHIIERVMGVVLILLAARIVWQL from the coding sequence ATGACAGCTTATTGGCAGGAATTTCTAACCATTGCCGTGGTGCACTTTTTAGCGGTGGCCAGCCCAGGTCCGGATTTCGCTATTGTACTAAAGCAAAGTCTTACCCGGGGTAGACAATACGCCATATTAACCAGTTTAGGGGTAGGGACGGGCATTGGATTACACGTTGCCTACTCGCTTTTGGGTATCGGCATTATCATTGCTTCCAATCCAGATTACATTCGCTGGCTAAGCCTGATTGCGGCCGCTTATCTCGCTTATCTCGGTTGGGGTGGATTACGCGCAAAAGCTGAAAACGGTGAACTTGTGCAGGTTTCTGAACAGAAAAATCCGCAGCAACAGTCTAAGTTTCGTGCCTTTTCCTTAGGCTTTATTGTCAATGGATTAAACGTAAAAGCGACGATGTTTTTTGTCGCATTGTTTTCTGTTGTTGTTTCCATAGATACACCGCTTTGGATAAAAGCATCCTATGGCGTGTATATGATGATCGCTACCGCGGCCTGGTTTTGCCTGGTCTCATGGCTATTTACCATTGAGCGCTATCAGCAAAAACTGCAAAACAACCGTCACATTATTGAGCGAGTGATGGGTGTGGTATTAATTTTATTGGCGGCGCGAATTGTCTGGCAGTTGTAA
- a CDS encoding glucosaminidase domain-containing protein produces MTMPERRAKVTFLPDHIVMKKLFLTIIALASGYLLIQPIYYWSQQPDPGAIAAKPEDTTSVSGESKTIRYHNVDIPDFASISDVTERKKQFFDFLRPAIIAENQRLLSLRKQVLDSQQQFNQNQNLTLEQKEFIAQMVDIYSLEASDNMPELFEQLLLRVDQIPMELVLVQAANESAWGSSRFAQQGLNFFGLWCFKRNCGMVPKGRDTGARHEVATFDSVQQMLRFYFHNLNSHYAYDMFRSIRGQLRANDLPLQADVLATGLLPYSQRGIDYIVEIHTMLRQNKRYFKAETT; encoded by the coding sequence ATGACAATGCCGGAACGCCGGGCGAAAGTTACTTTTCTGCCTGATCACATCGTCATGAAAAAGTTATTTCTTACTATCATTGCTCTGGCATCTGGGTACCTGCTGATACAGCCAATCTACTATTGGTCGCAACAACCCGATCCTGGCGCTATTGCGGCAAAACCTGAAGACACGACTTCGGTGTCTGGTGAATCTAAAACCATTCGCTATCACAACGTAGATATTCCTGATTTCGCCAGTATTTCTGATGTTACCGAGCGAAAGAAACAATTCTTTGATTTCCTGCGTCCGGCTATTATCGCTGAGAATCAGCGCTTGTTATCGCTGCGTAAGCAAGTACTGGATAGCCAACAACAGTTTAATCAAAACCAGAATCTAACCCTGGAGCAGAAAGAGTTTATTGCACAAATGGTAGACATTTACTCGCTTGAGGCGAGTGACAACATGCCTGAACTGTTTGAACAGCTATTGCTGCGAGTTGATCAAATTCCAATGGAGTTGGTTTTGGTACAGGCCGCCAATGAATCGGCCTGGGGCAGTTCCCGGTTTGCTCAGCAAGGTTTGAATTTCTTCGGCTTATGGTGCTTTAAACGCAATTGCGGCATGGTGCCAAAAGGCCGTGATACCGGAGCTCGCCATGAAGTTGCTACCTTTGACAGTGTGCAGCAGATGCTCAGATTTTACTTCCATAACCTCAATAGCCACTATGCTTATGATATGTTCCGCTCAATCCGCGGACAATTACGGGCAAACGATCTGCCTCTGCAGGCAGATGTGTTAGCAACGGGGCTATTGCCATACTCGCAACGCGGTATCGATTACATTGTCGAAATTCATACCATGCTGCGTCAAAACAAACGATATTTTAAAGCCGAAACAACGTGA
- a CDS encoding DUF2987 domain-containing protein produces MIRKFATLLVMGLFSLSAQALDLEYKGFYQRLDIIEENELDKITMGFYLVDAYNRERCHIDKAFFFGPGVNEKEIDIAADGRLQIPYDKELYDRFAVLRVNLSDPAQNCTLQMQIQVKDNQKTEFSFAELSVYREQMQSLVDEFGGFLWFMMPDVQGLNLKVASDNTLSFIDDSLKSGFNCEDLQCTLLVEEELTSNRMALQFSQPPVVISPWISKD; encoded by the coding sequence ATGATAAGAAAATTTGCGACTCTGCTGGTAATGGGTTTATTTAGCCTGTCTGCGCAAGCACTCGATCTCGAATATAAGGGCTTTTATCAACGCCTTGATATTATTGAGGAAAATGAACTGGATAAAATTACCATGGGGTTTTATCTGGTGGATGCCTACAACCGCGAGCGTTGTCATATCGATAAAGCATTTTTCTTTGGACCAGGCGTAAACGAGAAAGAAATTGATATTGCCGCCGATGGTCGCTTACAAATTCCTTATGATAAGGAGCTCTACGATCGTTTCGCTGTATTAAGAGTGAATCTCAGCGATCCCGCACAGAACTGTACTTTACAGATGCAAATTCAGGTTAAAGATAATCAGAAAACAGAATTCAGCTTCGCTGAGTTATCTGTCTACCGTGAACAAATGCAATCTTTGGTGGATGAGTTTGGTGGTTTCTTATGGTTTATGATGCCAGATGTGCAGGGACTGAACTTAAAAGTGGCCAGCGATAACACCCTGAGCTTTATTGATGACAGTTTAAAATCAGGTTTTAACTGTGAGGATTTACAATGTACCTTGCTGGTTGAAGAAGAGTTGACATCCAATCGTATGGCGTTGCAATTTAGCCAGCCGCCGGTGGTGATATCACCCTGGATCTCCAAGGATTAG
- a CDS encoding sigma-70 family RNA polymerase sigma factor, whose translation MTAKAEISIDMVSIWQQFSDQLKGFLHSKVSDANQVEDLLQDILIKSYQQLSSLNDISKIKPWLFQIANHTIIDYYRKQGRDSKVVASGIDDNVLDSLANADTEDFESPLTGLEDCLEPFIEALPKESRDILTAIDLHGQSQKEYAEHHGIPYSTLKSRTQKSRELLRGLFNSNPIKLLLTQ comes from the coding sequence ATGACAGCTAAGGCAGAAATCAGCATTGATATGGTTAGCATCTGGCAACAGTTTAGCGACCAGTTGAAGGGGTTTCTGCATAGCAAGGTATCCGATGCCAATCAGGTGGAGGATTTACTGCAGGACATCCTGATCAAAAGCTATCAGCAATTATCCTCACTTAACGATATCTCGAAAATCAAACCCTGGCTGTTTCAAATCGCCAATCACACCATTATCGATTATTACCGCAAACAGGGACGAGACAGTAAGGTAGTTGCGTCAGGTATCGACGATAACGTACTAGATTCCCTCGCCAATGCTGATACCGAGGATTTCGAAAGCCCGTTAACTGGCCTTGAAGACTGCCTTGAGCCTTTCATCGAGGCTTTACCTAAAGAGTCGAGAGATATCCTCACCGCCATCGATTTACATGGGCAAAGCCAGAAAGAATATGCCGAGCACCATGGCATTCCATATTCCACCTTAAAATCCCGCACCCAGAAAAGTCGTGAGTTACTCCGCGGCTTGTTTAATAGCAATCCCATCAAATTATTGCTCACTCAGTGA